A DNA window from Mycobacteriales bacterium contains the following coding sequences:
- a CDS encoding AbrB/MazE/SpoVT family DNA-binding domain-containing protein — MEAIIDNAGRVVVPKPIRDALGLLPGTKVDISPYGAGAQLVPAGRTASLVEENGQLVAAGETPVDDDTMFALIDAGRK, encoded by the coding sequence ATGGAGGCGATCATCGACAACGCCGGTCGGGTGGTAGTCCCCAAGCCGATCCGCGACGCACTAGGGCTGCTACCGGGAACGAAGGTCGATATCTCGCCGTACGGGGCTGGGGCGCAGCTCGTGCCTGCCGGTCGCACCGCTAGCCTGGTAGAGGAGAACGGTCAGCTCGTCGCCGCCGGTGAGACGCCTGTCGACGACGACACCATGTTCGCCCTCATCGACGCTGGCCGTAAGTGA